The window CTGACATAAGTAAGGTCACCGGATTCCAGTTTGCCGCCGAAAAACAGCTCCGAAATGGCTTCCTCCAGCTTATCCAGCCCTTCCTCCTCCAGCACTGACATCGGCACAATGCTCGATTCATCAAAGAACGTAAGCAGCTTGGCTTTGTCCAGGCGTGGCGGTAAGTCCATTTTATTCATGATGACTAAGGCTTGTCTACCGTGGATTTGTTCCATTAGTGCCAATTCATCCTCATGCAATTCTTCATTCGCATTAAGGACAAGCAGGATCAGATCAGCATCACTGAAAGCTGCCTTGGAACGTTCTACACCGATTTTCTCAACGACATCCATTGTTTCCCGAATACCTGCGGTATCGAGCAGCTTCAGCGGGATATTGTTGATCGTTACATATTCTTCTATTACATCACGCGTTGTTCCCGGAATATCAGTCACAATCGCTTTGTTGTCACGGGCGAGCGCATTAAGCAAGGAGGACTTGCCGACATTAGGACGGCCGACAATTGCCGTCGTAATACCTTCACGCAGAATTTTCCCTTCATTGGCCGTCTTCAGCAGCTTATTAATACCTTCCATTACCTCACTGCTTTTCTCTTTAATGAACTCAGCCGTAAATTCTTCCACATCATGCTCAGGATAATCAATATTCACTTCAATGTGTGCCAGAGTCTCTATAAGGGTATGGCGCAAACTCTTTATCCGCTCGGATAACGATCCACTGACCTGTTTCAGGGCAACGGAAAATGCACGGTCCGACTTAGAACGAATCAAATCTATGACCGCTTCCGCCTGAGAGAGATCAATCCGTCCGCCCAGAAAAGCGCGCTTGGTGAATTCACCCGGCTCGGCTAATCGGATATTCTGCTGCAAAAGCAGATCCATCACTCTTCTGACTGAGATCACTCCGCCATGGGCACTGATCTCCACTACATCCTCTGTTGTGAAGGACCGTGGTCCCTTCATTACAGTCACCAGGACCTCTTCCATTCGTTCACCGTCCACCGGGTTAATAATATGGCCATAATGAACGGTATGGGAAGCAACTTCCGTAAGCGGGGTTGTACTGCGGAACAAAGGGGCAACCTCAGATATAGCTTCCGGTCCGCTCACGCGGATAATTGCAATTCCACCCTCGCCCAGTGCCGTCGAGACGGCAGCAATGGTGTCACTAAGCATGCTGTTTCTCACCTCAAT of the Paenibacillus pedocola genome contains:
- the mnmE gene encoding tRNA uridine-5-carboxymethylaminomethyl(34) synthesis GTPase MnmE; the encoded protein is MLSDTIAAVSTALGEGGIAIIRVSGPEAISEVAPLFRSTTPLTEVASHTVHYGHIINPVDGERMEEVLVTVMKGPRSFTTEDVVEISAHGGVISVRRVMDLLLQQNIRLAEPGEFTKRAFLGGRIDLSQAEAVIDLIRSKSDRAFSVALKQVSGSLSERIKSLRHTLIETLAHIEVNIDYPEHDVEEFTAEFIKEKSSEVMEGINKLLKTANEGKILREGITTAIVGRPNVGKSSLLNALARDNKAIVTDIPGTTRDVIEEYVTINNIPLKLLDTAGIRETMDVVEKIGVERSKAAFSDADLILLVLNANEELHEDELALMEQIHGRQALVIMNKMDLPPRLDKAKLLTFFDESSIVPMSVLEEEGLDKLEEAISELFFGGKLESGDLTYVSNVRHIALLKKAYKSLQDAYEAADMLVPIDMIQIDVRLAWEQLGEIIGDTAADSLLDQIFSQFCLGK